The DNA sequence CGTCAGGTACACGATCAGGAACATGCTGATGAGCGTGTACAGCATGTCCCGCCCGATCGTGCCGACGCCGAACGTCCAGCGGTTGCGGCGGTAGTCACTCATCGATGAGCTCCACGACGTAGAGGTTTGAGCCGAAGTCGCCCAGCAGGCGGGTCTGCTCGTTGTAGTGGCTGCCGACGAACTGGTTGTGCAGCAACACGCCGGAGGCGAGCATCGCGCCACTCGCGTCGTACCGTTCGACGTCGTCGGGCACGTTGCGGACCTTCCCGGCGGTGCGCATGACCAGGCCGTCCGGGTTGAGCTCGACGGGCAGGATGTGCTTGACGAGCTCGCCGAACCGGCGCAGGGGCAGGTACTGGGGCCGTGTCTCGATCCGGTACCGCTCGGTGGGCGCCAGCCCGATGACGCGGAGGCGGTCGAAGCCCTCGGACGCCTGGGCCAGGGTCTGGAAGTACCCGGTCACGGCGCTCGCGCCGTCGCGCGCCACGACCTGCCACTGGACCTTGTTGCCCTTGGGCACGCGCACCCGCGAGAACCGCCCGAACTGCAGGGTGCGGCGGTGGCGCCGGTAGAAGTCGACCTGCTCGCGCAACTCCTTGAGCTCCAGGCGTCCCAGGTATTTCAGGTCCAGCTCGTAGCCGAGCACCCCGAACGCGGCGACGTTGAAGCGGGTGCTCAGCGGCGTCGCGCGCAGCGTCTGCTGGTGCGGGGCGCCGGAGACGTGGGCTGCCCAGGTGGACGGCGGGTACAGGTAGGACAGGCCTTCTTGGATCTTGAGGCGCTCGACGGGGTCGGTGTCGTCGGACGCCCAGATCTGCGGGGAGAAGCACAGCATCCCCAGGTCGAACCGGTTGCCTCCCGAGGAGCACGACTCGAGCAGGATGTGCGGGCGCGGCTCGAAGATCTCCCGCAGCACCCGGTACAGGCCGCGCACGTACCGGTGGTGGAACTCGCCCTGGTGGGTCAGCGTCGGCGAGTACGCGTCGCTGACGTGCCGGTTCATGTCCCACTTGACGTAGGTGATGTCGGCCGAGTCGAGCACGCGGCCCACGGACTCGATGATGTGGTCCTGCACCTTCGGGTTGCACAGGTCCAGCACGAGCTGGTTGCGCCCGCGTGTGGTGCGCCGCCCCGGGGTCCGCACCGCCCAGTCGGGGTGCTCGCGGAACAGGTCGGAGTCCTCATTGACCATCTCGGGCTCGAACCAGAGCCCGAAGTCCAGGCCGAGGCGCTTGAGCCTGGTCGCGAACCGGTCGAGTCCACCGGGCAGCTTGCGGCGGTTGACCTCGTAGTCGCCGAGTCCGGCGCTGTCGCTGTCACGCGCCCCGAACCAGCCGTCGTCGAGCACGAACAGCTCGACGCCGATCGCCTTCGCGCGCTTGGCCAGATCGAGCAGCGTCGACTCGGTGAACGAGAAGAAGTGCGCCTCCCAGTTGTTGAGGAGGACGGGCCGCTCCCGGTCCCGCCAGGGTCCGCGCACCACGTGACGGCCCACGAAGTCGTGGAAGTGGTGACTGGCCCCGTTGAGCCCGCGGTCGCTGACCGTGAGCACCATCTCGGGGGTCTCGAACGCCTCCCCCGGCTCCAGCACCCACTCAAAGCGGTCGGGGTGGATGCCGACGCCCACGCGCGCGAGGTCGTGGTTGCTCAGCTCGACGACGCCGAGGTGGTTGCCGCTGTAGATCAGGTTGACCCCGAACACCCAACCGTCGTCCTGCGTCGCGGTCGACTCGGCCAGCAGGAACCCCGGGTTGTGCCGGTTCGAGCTCGCCCCGGTCGTCGAGCCGTTGAGGTGCGTCCCATACGTCAGTGGCCGCACATGCCGGTGGGCCTCCTTGATCCAGCCGCCGTCGAAGGTGTGCAGCTCCAGGTCGCGGTTCGGCAGGTCGACCATGCCGCTGAGCAGCCGACGCAGCGTCAGCCGGTCCGATCCGGCGTTGCGCAGCACCGCCCGCCTGGTCACGACGTCGGCCGCCTCGAAGACGGTCCAGTACAGGTCCAACTCGACGCCGGTGGCCTCGTCGGCCAGGGTGACGCGCAGCGTCTGGTCGCCGTCGTACGCCGAGGGCAGCGTGTCGATCGGGACGCAGCCGGCCACCACCTCGTGGCCCACATAGGTGAAATCGGAGGCGAAGACGCCGTCCGGCATACGCGCCTCGACGGGGCTGAAGCGGTAGTCGCCATACCCCTGGCCGGACCACTCCAACGGCAGGGTGTCGAGCGAGTACAGCGGGTCGCCCGGGTCGTAGTCGACCGAGGCGCCCAGCACGGCGGTGCGCTTGAGCGCGACCGGCTCGGCGTCTCCCGCCGGCAGCCGCGGGCCGTAGTACAGGTGCTCCAGGTGCCCGAACGGCGTGCGCCGGAGCCAATAGCTCGTCGTGGCCGTGTCGAGCCGAAAGTCGTCCCCGGTGACGGCGATGGGCATCCTGACCTCCGCGCGAGCTGCTGGTCGGCCCGCGCGCGGGCCACGTCTGCGCATTCTCGACGCCGCCGGGGGCACCTGCCCAGCAGCGACACCCTCCTGCTCGCTCGGCGGGCGCGGCACGCGCCACGGCGGCGCCTGGCAGGCGGCGCGGCGACCGGGCCTCCGATGGCCCGACTCACTCGGGGGCCCAGGGGTGAGGCCTCACGTGTGCGGCCTCAACCCCGAATGACGACGGGCGTCCCGAGCGGCAACCCGTCCAGTACGGCGAAGTCCTCCGGCCGGAGGCGGACACAGCCGTCGGAGAGCGCGCGACCGACCGTCGCCCCGTGATGCGGGTCGGCGTGCAGGGCCGTCGCCGCGAACCCCGAGCCGGCGTACGAGTCGATCACCTCCGACTGGAGGCTGGTTAGGTACGTGTGCCCGGCGTCGGACGTGACGATCTCGCTGATCTGACCGAGGCCGGAGGGGGTCGGCGCGCCTTGTCGCCCGACGCCGACCGGAATCGTGGTCGTCACTCCGTCCCGGGTGAGGGTGAGCTCGCGGTCGGCAAGGCTGACGACGACGCGGGCGGGCGCCTCGGCGAGGCTCACCTGCGAGGCGCGGACCCACGTGGCGTACCCGTTGACACGTGCCGGGTTCTGCGACGGCAGCGCGCCGCGGCCGTATGGCGTCAGCACCTGGACCCA is a window from the Xylanimonas ulmi genome containing:
- a CDS encoding alpha-galactosidase — encoded protein: MPIAVTGDDFRLDTATTSYWLRRTPFGHLEHLYYGPRLPAGDAEPVALKRTAVLGASVDYDPGDPLYSLDTLPLEWSGQGYGDYRFSPVEARMPDGVFASDFTYVGHEVVAGCVPIDTLPSAYDGDQTLRVTLADEATGVELDLYWTVFEAADVVTRRAVLRNAGSDRLTLRRLLSGMVDLPNRDLELHTFDGGWIKEAHRHVRPLTYGTHLNGSTTGASSNRHNPGFLLAESTATQDDGWVFGVNLIYSGNHLGVVELSNHDLARVGVGIHPDRFEWVLEPGEAFETPEMVLTVSDRGLNGASHHFHDFVGRHVVRGPWRDRERPVLLNNWEAHFFSFTESTLLDLAKRAKAIGVELFVLDDGWFGARDSDSAGLGDYEVNRRKLPGGLDRFATRLKRLGLDFGLWFEPEMVNEDSDLFREHPDWAVRTPGRRTTRGRNQLVLDLCNPKVQDHIIESVGRVLDSADITYVKWDMNRHVSDAYSPTLTHQGEFHHRYVRGLYRVLREIFEPRPHILLESCSSGGNRFDLGMLCFSPQIWASDDTDPVERLKIQEGLSYLYPPSTWAAHVSGAPHQQTLRATPLSTRFNVAAFGVLGYELDLKYLGRLELKELREQVDFYRRHRRTLQFGRFSRVRVPKGNKVQWQVVARDGASAVTGYFQTLAQASEGFDRLRVIGLAPTERYRIETRPQYLPLRRFGELVKHILPVELNPDGLVMRTAGKVRNVPDDVERYDASGAMLASGVLLHNQFVGSHYNEQTRLLGDFGSNLYVVELIDE
- a CDS encoding L,D-transpeptidase encodes the protein MSTARARVRGMLVAVALAAASVACAVPEPGVRLPDGSAPPSAEVDADLTTLPRPDVDVILPAGLPRVEGEGRRLIATPIAALTAGHTAPGGDVVVALSATAGLDVAGWYVTDLETGWVQVLTPYGRGALPSQNPARVNGYATWVRASQVSLAEAPARVVVSLADRELTLTRDGVTTTIPVGVGRQGAPTPSGLGQISEIVTSDAGHTYLTSLQSEVIDSYAGSGFAATALHADPHHGATVGRALSDGCVRLRPEDFAVLDGLPLGTPVVIRG